The Plectropomus leopardus isolate mb unplaced genomic scaffold, YSFRI_Pleo_2.0 unplaced_scaffold20138, whole genome shotgun sequence region AGGGAACCCTGGTATAACAAGGACACCTCTCTGGTTCTgctgtattaatttttttatacttttttttaactgtccgTCGTGTTTGACAGTGTTTAAGTGTTAAGTTAAGTGTTAAAGTGCAATGCTTAACTTTTAAGTAGTCTTTATTAAGGGCACTTCAGTTGAGTTTTGCATCTTAAGCCATTGTTGTCTCATGAGCTTGAAAGAAATCTGCCACATGTAGTTGGTGCCACTCTTCAGATTATTAGAGGTATAATGCTGTGGGTTGATCACAATATTCATGATCATCAATGAAATCTGGAATTAATACCACCGTAGTACCTGTGACAGACAATTCATGTTCTGCAGACGATATTCCCCAATTTGCAAAATTTAGTGCTAGACAGACGTAGTTGCCACCGTCAGAGAGTTCAATGTTGTGTTTAGTGAGCACAGCCGAGTTGTGTATCTTTGTCCCATTTAGCATCCACATGTAAGAAGTAGCAGACGGTGTGGACTCAGCAGAGCAGGTTAAAGTTAAGTTCTCTTTCAAATGTATCACACTTGGACCTGTGATTCGAACATTTTGTGGTCCATCTGAAAAACAGGTATTTGTTAAGTTCATAGTACATTGTTATTAATGGTTATACATCATTTTGAACAGTAAGTGATACCTACAGATCACATCTATGAAGTATTCAGCTTCATCATTGCTGAAGGGGTTGCTGAGTGTACAGGAATAATGTCCGCTGTCTTTTTTATTCAGGCTGTTAAAAGTCAGCACTCTGTTATTGTCGTTAAGTATTATGTCGTTAGAAATGTTCAGATCTGAGCCATCCTTCATCCACTCCCTGGTAAAGACAGAGCCGGCAGCATCACAGGTTAAGTTGACTGAGGTGCCCTCAAACTCCAGGAGAGATGAAGATATGATTGAAGCACCTGATATTGTTTCTATTGGGCAGAAGATCATGTGAAAAATCTGAGAATGAGTTACTGAGGGTTGAATTAATAATATCTTATCATAGATACTGTATAACAT contains the following coding sequences:
- the LOC121965470 gene encoding carcinoembryonic antigen-related cell adhesion molecule 5-like, with protein sequence GPDNVNLQKSPSQDYYVEGSDITLTCSAESRPNAQFTWHLNGGLQSDTGPQFNLTTIQESQSGNYSCQAFNTKTLRYQSSQPAAVTVLETISGASIISSSLLEFEGTSVNLTCDAAGSVFTREWMKDGSDLNISNDIILNDNNRVLTFNSLNKKDSGHYSCTLSNPFSNDEAEYFIDVIYGPQNVRITGPSVIHLKENLTLTCSAESTPSATSYMWMLNGTKIHNSAVLTKHNIELSDGGNYVCLALNFANWGISSAEHELSVTERTSGGLSAGAIAGIVIACFVVASAGAVVG